TCCAATCGCGCACGGTCTCGAGCAATTGATGGTTGGTGAGATCGAGCTGGAGCGGAGTCACGCTGACGTAGCCAGCCGCGATCGCCGCCTGATCGGTGTCGGTATCTTCGGTCCAGATGATCTTGCCGCCGCCGACCCAGAGGACTTCCCGACCCCACGGATCCTTCTGCCGGGCAACCGAATCGGCAAAGATTCGTGAGCCAAGCCGGACGACGTTGATCCCCCGGACCTGATCGGCGGGGATCGGTGGCAGGTTGATGTTGATCAGTGTGTTGCGCGGGTAGGACGCGAGGGCGCAGATCTTCGCAACCAGTCGACCGACCAGGTCGCGGTACCCGTTCATCAGATCGGCCTGCCGCCCGGCGAACGAGAGCGCGATCCCCGGGATGCCAAGGGCCACAGCCTCCATGGCAGCCGACACCGTACCCGAATAGAGCACGTCTTCGCCGAGATTCGGCCCGTGGTTGATCCCGCTGAAGACGAAGTCTGGGTGGCGGGGCATCAGCGCCTCGAGCGCCAGCAGGACGCAATCGGTCGGCGTTCCATCGACCTGCCAGGTGCGTTCCCCGACCGATACCGGCCGGAGGGGCCGGCTCAGGGTCAGCGCATGGGACTGCCCACTCTGCTCACGGTCTGGTGCGACGACGGTGACGTTCCCGACCTGCCGGCAGGCGTCAGCCAGCACCTGGATGCCTAGTGACAGGATTCCGTCATCATTTGCAACTAGGATCTCCATGGCCGGGAAGATAGTCCTGACCGATCCCCGTACCCCATGGTGAGACGAGTGCGTCGCTGCGCGCTGCTGATCGACTTTGGCGGGACCCTTGATGCCGACGGCGAGCCGTGGGTTGAGCGCTTTTTCCGGCTCTATCAGGCGGCCGGAGGGATCGGCGATCGGAACCGTTTCCGGACGGCGTTTGCCCGCTCCGATTCGCTGCTGGCGCGCCTTCCAGGGATCGCCGCTCTCGGATACGCGGCCACCGTCGCCACCCAGGCGAGCCTCCTGGCGGAACTCCTCGCCGATGGTGCCTGCCTCGCCGGCACCGACCTCTCGGATCGCTTCGTGGAGGACGCGGTCGGGGTGGCGCGGCGGAATCGTGACGTGCTTCTCGAACTCTCGGAGACCCATCAGCTCGCCGTCGTGTCAAACTATCAGGGGAACCTGCAGCCGTGCCTCGATGAACTCGAACTCGGCGACCTCTTCGACGTGGTCTCCGATTCCGAAGTGGTTGGCGCGCGCAAGCCCGATCGCCGGATCTTCGACGCGACCCTTGCCGCGCTCGACTGCGAGCCGGCGCGCTGCTGGATGATCGGTGACTCGCCGCCCAACGATATCGCCGCCGCTGCGTCGCTCGGCATGGCAACCTGCTGGCTGGCGGACGCGGCGCGACCAGCGGTCGGCATCGCACCCGATGTGCGCGTGAGCCGGTTCGATCAGGTCCCTCGGGCACTCGCCGCATGATGCACGGCCTGGTGCTCGCCGGCGGTGAGGGGTCCAGGTTGCGCGCCAGCGGCGTCACGGTGCCGAAGGCGCTCCTCGCGATCACCGGTGAGCCGCAGATCGTGCGGATGGCCGCGGCGTGCCGTCGCGCGGGATGCGCCACGGTAACCTGCGCCGTGCGCAGCGCTCTGGTAACGGCAGTCGAATCGGCGCTGGCCGGGCGCGACGTCACGGTCGTCAGCGTCTCGACACCGACGTCCCTGCAGACCCTCGATCTCGGCCTCCGTGCGGTCGGCGCCGGCAACGTGCTGTGTACCCTGGTCGACACGATCATGCCGGACGACGCCTGGGATCGCGCCAACGAGCGCGCGGTCGGTGCATTGGCCGGCGTCGACGCGGTGGTGGCGGTCACCCCGTTCGTCGAAGATGAGTCGCCGCTCTGGGTCGATGTCGAGGACGACATGACCGTGCGTTCGTTTGGTCATGCTGGAGCGCGGCGTCTCGCGACCGGGGGCGTCTACTGGTTCTCACCGCGGGCGCGGGAAATCGCTGCGGCGTCAGTCGCCGCCGGTGTCGAGCGGATCCGCGGATTCCTTGGTGCGCTCATCACCGATGGTGCGCGGGTCCAGGCGGTCGAGGTGCCGCGCATCGTCGACGTGGATACCGATGCGGACATTCGCAGTGCTCTCCAACTGGTTGGAGGATATACCCAATGACCATGCGCCTGGTCGCCATCTATCGGAGCGCGACCTTCTCTCCCGGACGCCATCGCAGCAACGACGCCGCGATCATGGATGCCACCACGGAGCAGATGGCACTGCGTGGCTGGTCGGTGGAGCGGCTCGGCGAGGGTGACGTCGAGGCCGGCATCATTCCCGATGCCGATCTCTACCTCAACATGTGCCAGGGAAGCGCTGCCTCCGGCGAACTGCTCGATCTCGAAGCGAGCGGTGCGCGGATTCTCAACCGGCCGTCGAGCGTGCTCGGATGTCATCGGCATCATCTCGTCCGCACCATCGAAGATTCCGGTCTCCCCTTCCCGGCGACAGCGATGCTGTCAACCGCCGAGTGGAATCTCGACGACGTTCCCGACGGTGAACTCTGGGTGAAGCGCGGCGACGTCCATGCCCAGCAGGCGACCGATGTCGTGAAGGTCGCGCGCCACGACCTGCCGCGTGCGCTGCAGGTCTTCGCTGACCGCGGCGTGGTCGACGTCGCCGTGCAGGCGCACGTGCCGGGTCCGGTGGTCAAGTTCTACGGTGTCGGCGACGGCTCGCTCTTCCACGCCTTTCGCGAGGACGGACGCCCGGTCGACGCAGACACTGTCGATATCAGGGCGCTGCGGTCGACGGCCTTTGCCGCGGCGCGCGCGGTCGGCCTCGGCATCTTCGGCGGCGATGCGGTGATCGCGGCGCGCACCCGTCCGGTCCTGATTGATCTCAATGACTGGCCGAGTTTCGCGCCGGTCCGTGACGAAGCGGCAACGGCGATCGCCGACTACGCCGACGCGTCGATCCCCACTCGGAGTATTCGATGACCGCTACCGCACCAATGACAACCGTTCCCGGCCCACTATCCGTCGAGACCTGCGCGGCGGAGTCGCAGTTCGCAGCACCTGGGACGCAGGGGGTCGCGCTCTTCTCACAACTGGCACTTGATCGCGGCGAAGGAGCAATCCTCTGGGACCGCGACGGGAATCGCTACATCGACCTGATGGCGGGGATCTGTGTTGCGTCGCTTGGCTATGGGCATCCACGCTACGTCGAGGCGCTTCAGCGCCAGGTCGCGAGATTGCACGTCGGCTCGTTCGCGACAGCGCATCGGGCGGAACTGGTGAAGCTGATCGCCAGCATCACCCCGGGCGACTGCAACCGGACCCAGTTCTATTCGAGCGGCGCGGAGGCGGTGGAAGCTGCGCTGCGGCTGGCCAAGTCATACACCAAGAAGACGGAGGTCGTTGCCTTCTGGGGCGGGTATCACGGCAAGACTGGCGGCGTCCTCCCGCTGCTCGGTGGCACCTTCAAGCACGAGCTCGGCCCGCTCATGCCCGGCTGCTATCTCTCGCCTTACGCGAGTATGTCGCGAGACGAGTTCGCGTCGGAATCTGCGGAAGAATGCCTCGCTCGAGCGATGAAGTTCCTGCGCCGAAAGATCTCGCTCGAGACGACCAACAACGTGGCGGCGATCATTGTGGAGCCGATCCAGGGGACCGCTGGGAACATCGTTCCCGTGCCCGGTTTCCTCCGCGAGTTGCGCAAGCTCGCCGACGAAATTGGCGCGGTCCTGATCGCCGACGAGATGATCACCGGCTTCGGCCGAACCGGCAAGATGTTCGGCGTGGGACACGACGGCATCGTGCCCGATATCATGACGGTCGGCAAGGCGTTCGGCGGCGGCTTTCCGATGAGCGGGGTGATCGCCTCCGACAAGGTCGCGTTCTCGACGCCGTGGGCCAATCCGAGCGGCAGCTCATCGAGCTACGGCGGCAACCCCCTCGCTGCGGCGGCAGCGCTCGCGGCGATCAGCATCACCATCGATGAGGATCTCCCGGCGCGGGCGCAACGGATCGGCGACAAGATGCTCGCCGTGATGCGCAGTTGGGAAGCGACGATTCCGATCGTCCGCGACGTGCGCGGGCGGGGACTGATGATCGGGATGGACCTGGTGCATCCGCGAACCGGCAAGTTGCTCGATCGCAGCGTGACCCGGGAGATCTTCGATGCCCTGCTGGCTCGCGGCGTCCTGTCGATGTTGTACAGCGCCGAAGTCCGGATCAACCCGCCGCTCGTCATCGAGGAGTCCGATGCCCTCGAGGCGCTGGCCATCATGGAGAATGTCCTTGTCGATGCCTGCGACCGGATCGTTTGACAAGGGGGCGGCGATCGAGGAGTGGACCGACCTCCACTTCTTTCGCCCGATCGGACTTCGTGTCGCGCGCCTCTGCGCTCCGACGTCGATCACCCCCGACCAGGTCACCCTCGTTGCGCTGATCACCGGCCTGGTTGCCGGGCGCCTGCTCTTCTATCACAGCGTGGCGCTCAACGCCGCTGGCGTGGCGATGTTCATTGTGTCCGACATCTTCGACAGCGCCGACGGTCAACTGGCGCGAATGCGCGGAACGTCGACCAAGCTGGGGAAGATCCTCGACGGACTCTCAGACGGGTTGCGATTCATCAACCTGTA
This window of the Gemmatimonadales bacterium genome carries:
- the surE gene encoding 5'/3'-nucleotidase SurE; translation: MEILVANDDGILSLGIQVLADACRQVGNVTVVAPDREQSGQSHALTLSRPLRPVSVGERTWQVDGTPTDCVLLALEALMPRHPDFVFSGINHGPNLGEDVLYSGTVSAAMEAVALGIPGIALSFAGRQADLMNGYRDLVGRLVAKICALASYPRNTLININLPPIPADQVRGINVVRLGSRIFADSVARQKDPWGREVLWVGGGKIIWTEDTDTDQAAIAAGYVSVTPLQLDLTNHQLLETVRDWKLDAP
- a CDS encoding HAD family hydrolase codes for the protein MRRCALLIDFGGTLDADGEPWVERFFRLYQAAGGIGDRNRFRTAFARSDSLLARLPGIAALGYAATVATQASLLAELLADGACLAGTDLSDRFVEDAVGVARRNRDVLLELSETHQLAVVSNYQGNLQPCLDELELGDLFDVVSDSEVVGARKPDRRIFDATLAALDCEPARCWMIGDSPPNDIAAAASLGMATCWLADAARPAVGIAPDVRVSRFDQVPRALAA
- a CDS encoding NTP transferase domain-containing protein encodes the protein MMHGLVLAGGEGSRLRASGVTVPKALLAITGEPQIVRMAAACRRAGCATVTCAVRSALVTAVESALAGRDVTVVSVSTPTSLQTLDLGLRAVGAGNVLCTLVDTIMPDDAWDRANERAVGALAGVDAVVAVTPFVEDESPLWVDVEDDMTVRSFGHAGARRLATGGVYWFSPRAREIAAASVAAGVERIRGFLGALITDGARVQAVEVPRIVDVDTDADIRSALQLVGGYTQ
- a CDS encoding aspartate aminotransferase family protein, giving the protein MTATAPMTTVPGPLSVETCAAESQFAAPGTQGVALFSQLALDRGEGAILWDRDGNRYIDLMAGICVASLGYGHPRYVEALQRQVARLHVGSFATAHRAELVKLIASITPGDCNRTQFYSSGAEAVEAALRLAKSYTKKTEVVAFWGGYHGKTGGVLPLLGGTFKHELGPLMPGCYLSPYASMSRDEFASESAEECLARAMKFLRRKISLETTNNVAAIIVEPIQGTAGNIVPVPGFLRELRKLADEIGAVLIADEMITGFGRTGKMFGVGHDGIVPDIMTVGKAFGGGFPMSGVIASDKVAFSTPWANPSGSSSSYGGNPLAAAAALAAISITIDEDLPARAQRIGDKMLAVMRSWEATIPIVRDVRGRGLMIGMDLVHPRTGKLLDRSVTREIFDALLARGVLSMLYSAEVRINPPLVIEESDALEALAIMENVLVDACDRIV